The Planktothrix agardhii NIES-204 genomic interval TTCGAGCCTTAAAATATTTAGAAGAAAACCCTCAAGAAGCAGCAACTCGCATCGCCAAACGAACACAAGTAACACCAGACACAATTTTGAATTCCTTTAAAGGTATAGATCAACTCAACTTAGAAGAAAATCAAAAATTATTCAATCAAAATAATCCCTCCTTTGTCCAGGGGAGCAAAAAACTGATCAACATTATGCGAGAAAAAAAATTATTACCCAAAGATATTGATATAAATACAATCCTAGATGATCAGTTTATTAAGAACGCTAACTTATCAACTCCCTAAAATTTATGCCCCAACGTTTTCCCCTACCGATAAGATTTTCAATTCCTATCATTTTAATTACTTGTGGTGGTTTTTTCGGGCTGATATCGTTTCGTCAAGAAATTATTGAAACCTCCCATACGCAAACAACAAATGCTAAAAATTATCTGAAAATTTATGCTGGACAAACAGCCAGAATATTAGATTATATGGAGCGTAAAAATAGTATAGAGGGTGGCAATATTGACGATATAGAAACTATAATTATTAGTCAAATTGGCAGTGATCCGAATCTCTCTTTAGTGGTAAAAATAGATGATCAAAATATCATTCGTTTGTCAAGTAATTATGAACTTAAAGGAACTTCTATCACTCAAACAATAAATTATGATTATCGGTCTCATTTCGCCTCTGTAAAAGAAAAAATGGCAGGAAAGATCCTAATTTCTCAAGATCAAAAAAAGCTGATTGCAATTTATCCCTTAGTTTTACATATTTTACCTAATGAAATTAAACCTTCTCGGGTGGGCATTCTCTTGCTTGAATATGATCTAACCAGTGTTCAAAAAGAATCTTTTAACGCAGCTTTAAGGCGGTCACTAATTTTTAATGGCGTGTTAACAATATTCTGTCTGGGTTTATGGTTTTTCTTCTATTTGACTTTCACAAAACGAGTTTATCGGTTAGTTTCTGCTAGTAATAGTTTAGCCGAAGGCAAGTTAGATATCAGAACTAAATTAACAGGTTCAGATGAACTAATGCAAGTCTCTGTTGCCTTTGATCGGATGGCAGTTAAAATTCAAGAAAATGCTAATGCCTTACAATATCAAGCAGAAAGAGAAGGATTACTCAGGGAAATTACCCAACGAGTTCGTCAATCTTTAGACTTAGAAACTATTTTTAATACGGCGACAGAGGAGACTCGTAAATTTCTTGACGTGGATCGGGTTTGTATTTTTAAATTCGATCCTGAATCTGACGATAATCAGGGGGAATTTGTGTCTGAATCTGTGAAAACAGGAGTTAATTCAATTCTAAATATTAAAATCGAAGAAAATTGTTTAAAAGAACAAGATAAATTTCCCGATCCCCAGAATCAAATTCTAATTGATGATATTTATCAAGTCAAAAAAAGTGACTGTTATTCTCGTTTTTTAGAACAATTTAAAATTCAAGCTAATTTGTTAATTCCCTTAGTTATTAATGGAAAATTCTGGGGTTTATTTTGCATTCATCAATGTTATGAACCTCGAAAATGGCAAGAATTAGAAATTGATTATGTCCAACAAATTGCCAATCAATTATCGATCGCAATTCAACAAACAGATCTGTTTAAGCAGATTAATAAAGAATTAACAGAAAAACAGAAAGCCGAAGCAAAATTAACCGAAAGTAACCAACAATTGGAAATATCTAATCAACAACTTGCCCAAGCAACTCGTCTCAAAAATGAGTTTCTTGCTAATATGAGCCATGAATTGCGTACTCCCCTAAATGCTATTTTAGGGATGTCCGAAGCTCTCCAAGAGGAAATATTTGGCGGAATCAACGATAAACAACAACAAGCAATAGAAACTATTGCCACCAGTGGCACTCATTTACTATCATTAATTAATGATATCCTCGATATCGCTAAAATTGAATCAGGAAAATTTGAAATAGAATGCGCTCCTACATCCATTCAGCATTTATGCGAATCAAGTTTGCTTTTTATCAAACAGCAATCTCTACAAAAAAGGATTACAATTCAGACGAAAATTCCCCCAAAGCTACCAGAAATTATCGTAGATGAACGGCGCCTCCGACAAGTTTTAATTAATCTACTCGATAATGCTATTAAATTCACCCCCGCCGGGGGAAAAATCACATTTGATGTTACTATTGAAAATTCCTCATCTATAGGCTTTGCCGTCACCGATACGGGTATTGGTATTACTCCTGAAAATCTCGCTAAACTGTTTCAACCCTTTATCCAAATTGATAGTGCTTTAAATCGTCAATATGCGGGGACAGGTTTAGGACTTACCCTGGTTAAACGAATTGTGGAAATGCACGGTGGGGAGGTAAAAGTTGAGAGTACAATTGATCTCGGTAGTTGTTTTGCCTTCCGTCTCCCTTGTCAAGATTTACTATTAAAATCTCCTCAATCTCCTAGTGAAAATGGGTTAAATTTAGATCCAAGTTCTACAAATCAAGCATTACAAGAACTGTCGGTAATTCTATTAGCAGAAGATCATGAAGCTAATATTATTACTATCTCTCGTTATCTGAAGGCAAAAGGATACCAAATCATCTTAGCGGGAAATGGTCAAGAGGCAATTGATCAGGCAAAATTACACGATCCAGATTTAATTTTAATGGATATTCAGATGCCTGTTATGGATGGTTTAGAAGCAATTCAACGGATTCGTGAGGATAGCGATCGCAAACTAGCTAATATACCTATTATTGCCCTCACAGCCCTAGCAATGACTAGCGATAAACAAAAATGCTTAGAAGCAGGTGCAAATGACTATTTGACTAAACCTGTTAAACTCAGTCAACTCACAAGTACAATTCAACAAATATTAGCCCAAGGGAAAAACTAATCAATGTGTTATAGCAGGGAACACCGGAACATTCCCCCCAAACCCCCCGTGCACGGGGGGTTTGGGGGAGGAGGGAACAGGGTAGAAGATGTGTAATTAATTCTGTTTAGGTACTTATCTGTTTACCTCGTTAAGAAATATTACGAATTGGGGATAGAAAGAAGTGATTAGCCACCCGAACAAGTATTTGTAGGAAACATTCAGGGATGGAATATTAGTTACATTAAATCCGTGAGGATTTTTGCTACTTGGCGGACTTTGTTTGTATAGATGCGAATTCTATTCGCCCAAAACTATTCTATTCTATTCGCTATTATATTCGCTATTCACCCCAAACAAAAAGGGTTTATTTATTTATGCTCCGTATTCAATTGTTGTTCTAATTTTTGACTAGCTATCGACATCCCATAACAAAATACCCAGTACAAAATCCCAACGAAAATATAAACCTCTAAATGTCGTCCTAAAAACTTAGGGTTGGCTAAAATAGAGCGACTTATTCCTAATAATTCCATTAATCCCACAATTGACAGTAAAGTTGTATCTTGAAATAGGCTAATAAACTGACCTACAATTGAAGGAATTGCCACTTTTAAGGCTTGGGGTAAAACAATTAAACTCACCGTTAAAGGTGTATTTAATCCCAATGCTTTAGCGGCTTCGGTTTGACCTCTGGGAATACCTTGTAAACCCCCTCGGATGTTCTCCGCTAAATAGGCTGAACTAAACATAGTTAATCCAATAATAGCGCGTAAAATGCGATCGGGTCGCGCTCCTTCAGGAAGGAATAAAGGCAGTAAAATTTGACCCATAAATAGAATAGTAATTAAGGGTAATCCTCGAATTACTTCAATATAAACCGTTGATAAAATTCTGATTATGGGTAAATTGCTTTGTCGCCCTAATGCTAATAATATTCCAATGGGAAAACATAATAAAATACTAATAATTGACATCAATAATGTCAACATTAGTCCCCCCCATAGGTTAGTTTCAACTACTTTTAATCCCAGTCCACCGCCAATAAACCAAACACAAATTAATAGTAATAAAAACCAAGAAAAAGGCAACCACTTTCCCAGTTTTGGTTGAGTATTTCCAATGGTTTTACCCCCCCAAGCACCCGCTACCAATAATAATATCATCACAATTAATAGCAGACGAAAAACTATTGGAGTGGGAGTAATAACCGCTAAAATTCCGATTAAACTAATCCCAATTAAGATATTTTTACTAAATAAAATTCTGGTATTTCTAGCTAAAAATCCCCAGGTTATCCCAGAAAAAATCGCAATCATTCCCAGCATAACCCACAATCGCCAATATTGATCAACGGGAAAACGCCCCACAAAAAATAGGGGGAAGTTAGCAGGAATTACAGCCCATTTAGCAGTAGTAAAAGCCCAAGATATAAACCCCGTTAGCATTGACAATAACAGGGAACTAATTCCAATCGTAATTAGGGTATTATACCAAGTATTAAATAAGTTTTTTTGTAACCATTCCTTTGCGCTTAAAGCAATGGTTTCAGGCGGTTGATGGCTGGGCGGGGATTGTACAGAAGTCATTGTCTATTAGATCTTGTATTTTGGGTTTTTATTATAGCGGTATAGGGGAAAATATACCACTATAATCAAAATATACTCTTGAAAATCTAAGCCTGAGAAGCGCGTAATTGTCCACAAGCTGCATCCGCTTCTAACCCCCTGGAATATCTCACACTCACGGCAATTTTACGCTCTTTTAAGATATCCATAAACTCATTAATTCCTTGGGTATTTGGTCGTTTATAATCGACTTCTTGAATCGGGTTATAGGGAATCAAATTAACATGACTTTGAAATCCTCTTAACTGACTGGCTAATTCTATGGCGTGTTCGGGTAAATCATTTAATCCCGCTAAAAGGATATATTCAAAACTAATTCTTCTTCCAGTTAATTTAACATAATCTCGACATTCTGCAAATAATTGGGATAGGGGATAAGCCTTGGCGCTGGGAATTAATTCTTCTCTAATATTTTGATAGGAAGCGTGTAAACTCACGGCTAAAGTTACTTGCAAATCATATTCTGCAAATTCGCGAATTTTTCCTCGTAAACCAACCGTAGAAACAGTGATCATTCGTTGTCCAATTCCCACATCTTGATTCAAGGATTTAATCGCAGCAATCACGTTTTCTGTGTTTAATAAAGGTTCTCCCATTCCCATAAACACAATATTACTAACTCGTCGTTGGAAATCCTCTTGGACTGTTAACACTTGATCAATGATTTCATGGGGTTCTAAATTGCGAGTAAAGCCGCCTTTTCCCGTCGCACAAAAATCACACCCCATCGGACAACCCACCTGGGAAGAAACACAAACCGTTAAGCGTTTTTCGCTAGGGATTCCCACCGCTTCAATAATTTGACCATCGGCTAATTTTAATAAATATTTAATGGTTTTATCAGGAGCGATCGCTTGATAATGAATAGTGGAGCGACCAATATTAACATCCCCAACTGTCTCCCGCCATTGTTTAGAAAATACCGTAATTTCCCCTATGGATTTCGCGCCTTTATGATAAATCCAATCATATAATTGTTTTCCTCGATAAGCAGGTTGTCCCTGCTGTTTTACCCAGTCGGTGAGTTGTTCTAAAGATAAACCGAGTAGGGGAGTTGATGTCGAGTTTGCAGTAGTAATCATAACAGTTAATAATAACCAGTATAGGAAAATTAGACAGAAATATATATCAGATATTATATCTGATCCTGTAATATTTGTTCGGCTGTTAGTTCCAGATTAGGAAAAGTTTTTGATTGAATTTGATCACCTCCAGTAAACTCCAAGCTATCATACCATCCATCAACTAATGTCAGAATTGTGACTTGATTTTCCAAAGGATCAACTATCCAATATTCAGAAATTTCCAAAACACTATATTCCGCTTTTTTGGCGCGGTAATCCGTTCGTTTAGTAGACTCACT includes:
- a CDS encoding multi-sensor hybrid histidine kinase, with amino-acid sequence MPQRFPLPIRFSIPIILITCGGFFGLISFRQEIIETSHTQTTNAKNYLKIYAGQTARILDYMERKNSIEGGNIDDIETIIISQIGSDPNLSLVVKIDDQNIIRLSSNYELKGTSITQTINYDYRSHFASVKEKMAGKILISQDQKKLIAIYPLVLHILPNEIKPSRVGILLLEYDLTSVQKESFNAALRRSLIFNGVLTIFCLGLWFFFYLTFTKRVYRLVSASNSLAEGKLDIRTKLTGSDELMQVSVAFDRMAVKIQENANALQYQAEREGLLREITQRVRQSLDLETIFNTATEETRKFLDVDRVCIFKFDPESDDNQGEFVSESVKTGVNSILNIKIEENCLKEQDKFPDPQNQILIDDIYQVKKSDCYSRFLEQFKIQANLLIPLVINGKFWGLFCIHQCYEPRKWQELEIDYVQQIANQLSIAIQQTDLFKQINKELTEKQKAEAKLTESNQQLEISNQQLAQATRLKNEFLANMSHELRTPLNAILGMSEALQEEIFGGINDKQQQAIETIATSGTHLLSLINDILDIAKIESGKFEIECAPTSIQHLCESSLLFIKQQSLQKRITIQTKIPPKLPEIIVDERRLRQVLINLLDNAIKFTPAGGKITFDVTIENSSSIGFAVTDTGIGITPENLAKLFQPFIQIDSALNRQYAGTGLGLTLVKRIVEMHGGEVKVESTIDLGSCFAFRLPCQDLLLKSPQSPSENGLNLDPSSTNQALQELSVILLAEDHEANIITISRYLKAKGYQIILAGNGQEAIDQAKLHDPDLILMDIQMPVMDGLEAIQRIREDSDRKLANIPIIALTALAMTSDKQKCLEAGANDYLTKPVKLSQLTSTIQQILAQGKN
- the rlmN gene encoding ribosomal RNA large subunit methyltransferase N, whose protein sequence is MITTANSTSTPLLGLSLEQLTDWVKQQGQPAYRGKQLYDWIYHKGAKSIGEITVFSKQWRETVGDVNIGRSTIHYQAIAPDKTIKYLLKLADGQIIEAVGIPSEKRLTVCVSSQVGCPMGCDFCATGKGGFTRNLEPHEIIDQVLTVQEDFQRRVSNIVFMGMGEPLLNTENVIAAIKSLNQDVGIGQRMITVSTVGLRGKIREFAEYDLQVTLAVSLHASYQNIREELIPSAKAYPLSQLFAECRDYVKLTGRRISFEYILLAGLNDLPEHAIELASQLRGFQSHVNLIPYNPIQEVDYKRPNTQGINEFMDILKERKIAVSVRYSRGLEADAACGQLRASQA
- a CDS encoding putative ABC transporter permease protein, whose amino-acid sequence is MTSVQSPPSHQPPETIALSAKEWLQKNLFNTWYNTLITIGISSLLLSMLTGFISWAFTTAKWAVIPANFPLFFVGRFPVDQYWRLWVMLGMIAIFSGITWGFLARNTRILFSKNILIGISLIGILAVITPTPIVFRLLLIVMILLLVAGAWGGKTIGNTQPKLGKWLPFSWFLLLLICVWFIGGGLGLKVVETNLWGGLMLTLLMSIISILLCFPIGILLALGRQSNLPIIRILSTVYIEVIRGLPLITILFMGQILLPLFLPEGARPDRILRAIIGLTMFSSAYLAENIRGGLQGIPRGQTEAAKALGLNTPLTVSLIVLPQALKVAIPSIVGQFISLFQDTTLLSIVGLMELLGISRSILANPKFLGRHLEVYIFVGILYWVFCYGMSIASQKLEQQLNTEHK